The proteins below come from a single Mya arenaria isolate MELC-2E11 chromosome 6, ASM2691426v1 genomic window:
- the LOC128239258 gene encoding uncharacterized protein LOC128239258 produces MDLKTYFKVYFYITLCSIWTQGSLCNSTSFCLEVVDTNSNHTELQLCNTSSSDLVCGDNASIAIENTIFQCITNGSQGCGSCGNDAVPCSEEKPIYILHEIYSACSYKNNCSIPTTMYNLEGNITAVTIHVTYECVPDSDIFNICGNFNQTFNTNYQYLGKDGSSVDYDLCVCCITGLHSLSVKDFIIPYNDYPDCNSSNITLDGDILNCTEIINVDLQQRNASTIEIPGSNPYRLWLSIAACGEVEIKCSTVPTQQNATSTISSAGASFSNTVRPNTTDSTSSSTTTSSYGESSTTDNTSFNTETKNMTVPQPTQQALDTFPVLPISVAGAAFVVVVFISTLVILWRRKRAKRNSQGNGISNARQTDFSNPAYVPQSNEEICVTNTQVLASAFNNMEYAEPADCARVYVNTELEFARSTSDEDYYSHTSTKPQSKPCPKAENYSHIKLITQKPDMPKASPYAKVTADVTKSGTCIAIADEGRVGAFQNSDGEAAAQNMHPTDSTYDHLGNLSKPKRTYSKKRVVVKVKDNYSHVHLGANARKHRKATGFSVDGYSHVKLNVHAKRKKKKKMVKEMAKNHEYYNIVKLEDENYDHVNK; encoded by the exons atggatttaaaaacatattttaaagtgtatttcTATATCACGTTATGTTCAATCTGGACTCAAG GGTCACTTTGCAATAGTACGTCATTCTGTCTGGAAGTCGTTGATACAAATAGTAATCATACGGAGTTGCAACTGTGTAACACATCTAGCTCTGACCTTGTATGTGGTGACAATGCAAGCATTGCAATAGAAAATACAATATTCCAATGTATAACAAATGGAAGCCAAGGCTGTGGAAGTTGCGGCAATGACGCTGTTCCTTGCTCCGAAGAAAAACCCATCTATATTTTACACGAGATCTACAGTGCTTGTTCTTACAAGAACAACTGCAGTATTCCAACAACAATGTACAACCTTGAAGGAAACATTACGGCAGTAACAATACATGTGACATACGAATGTGTTCCTG ATTCAGATATATTTAACATCTGCGGCAATTTCAATCAGACCTTTAATACAAACTACCAATACTTGGGGAAAGATGGGAGCAGCGTTGATTACGATCTATGCGTTTGCTGTATCACTGGGCTGCATTCACTTTCTGTGAAAGACTTCATAATTCCATACAACGATTATCCAGATTGCAACAGCAGTAATATCACTTTAGATGGTGATATTCTTAACTGTACAGAGATCATTAATGTGGACCTCCAACAACGAAATGCGTCTACAATAGAAATTCCAGGATCAAACCCATACCGTCTATGGCTATCTATTGCTGCTTGTG GTGAAGTTGAGATCAAATGTTCAACGGTACCAACACAACAAAACGCGACATCAACAATATCTTCGGCAGGCGCTTCGTTTTCCAATACAGTCAGACCAAACACAACAGATTCTACTTCCTCGTCGACAACTACAAGTTCCTATGGGGAGTCGTCGACAACAGACAACACCAGTTTTAATACTGAAACTAAAAACATGACTG TGCCACAGCCTACTCAACAAGCCTTGGACACTTTTCCTGTACTACCAATTTCTGTAGCCGGTGCTGCATTTGTCGTTGTTGTATTTATCAGCACTCTGGTGATTTTATGGAGAAG aaAAAGGGCGAAACGAAATTCTCAAGGGAATGGGATTTCAAACGCACGGCAAACAGATTTTTCAAATCCTGCGTATGTCCCCCAAAGCAATGAGGAAATATGCGTTACAAACACTCAGGTTTTAGCATCGGCATTTAATAATATGGAGTACGCTGAACCTGCAGATTGCGCCAGAGTCTATGTTAACACTGAATTGGAATTTGCTCGTTCAACGTCAGACGAGGACTATTACTCGCACACGTCCACGAAACCACAGTCGAAACCATGCCCCAAAGCTGAAAATTATTCACATATCAAATTAATCACGCAGAAACCAGACATGCCCAAAGCAAGTCCCTATGCCAAAGTAACAGCCGACGTCACAAAATCGGGAACATGTATAGCAATAGCAGACGAAGGTCGAGTAGGTGCTTTTCAAAACTCTGATGGTGAAGCTGCTGCCCAAAACATGCACCCAACGGATTCTACATATGATCACCTCGGGAATTTAAGCAAACCAAAGAGAACCTATTCTAAGAAGCGTGTAGTTGTGAAGGTAAAAGACAATTATTCTCATGTACACCTTGGTGCCAATGCCAGAAAACACCGGAAGGCGACTGGTTTCAGTGTGGATGGATATTCGCATGtgaaattaaatgtacatgctAAGcggaaaaagaagaaaaagatgGTCAAGGAAATGGCTAAGAATCATGAATATTACAATATAGTGAAACTTGAGGACGAAAACTACGACCAcgtaaacaaataa